A stretch of Candidatus Symbiobacter mobilis CR DNA encodes these proteins:
- a CDS encoding M3 family metallopeptidase, which translates to MPAAHNPLLHLDDRPDFPAVLPAHIEPAITALIDQAQAALEQVAAPDFAPDWDAMASVLGVAVERLSRAWGVVGHLKSVCDSAEWRAVVHVVLPRITEFFARLASDTRLYAKYQAIPQEGLGRETLRALRNALRDFVLGGAQLQGEERERFLQLQECMAQASQTFSENVLDATEAFAYFATEDEVAGLPTDVIAQAREQAQAEGQPGYKLTLKAPCYMPVMQFAHSRSLRERLYRAYTTRASEQAAEAGCRWDNTPVIADLLRLRQEEARLLRYSSFAEVSLVPKMADSPQDVLAFLRDLARKARPYARRDVRALRQFAAQQLGCDHPEAWDWTYLGERLRQSRYAYSEQEVKPYFPLPRVLDGLFGLARALFDIGIEPHDAPVWHEDVRCFRVSRLATDTSPATELGRFYLDTTARNGKRGGAWMDEYQNRWFRADRQQLPIAYLVCNFSTGADGKPALLTHEDVLTLFHEFGHTLHHLLTQVDEVEVAGIQGVEWDAVELPSQFLEHFGWEWNVLSRMSAHVDTGEPLPRTLFDKMVAARHFHSGLQLLRQVEYALFDMLLHAQTPPPAEVQALLQQVRDEVAVLPSPPWARPAHTFSHIFSGGYSAGYYSYLWAEVLSSDAYAAFEETASPDGELDRRTGLRFRQEILEVGGSRPAMESFQAFRGRAPRIDALLRHRGLGNKEYKE; encoded by the coding sequence ATGCCTGCTGCCCACAACCCCCTGCTGCACCTTGACGACCGTCCCGACTTTCCCGCCGTCCTTCCCGCACATATCGAACCTGCGATCACGGCGCTGATCGACCAGGCGCAGGCTGCGCTGGAGCAAGTGGCCGCGCCGGACTTTGCTCCAGACTGGGATGCCATGGCCAGCGTGTTGGGCGTTGCCGTCGAGCGGCTTTCCCGCGCATGGGGGGTGGTGGGGCACCTCAAGAGTGTGTGCGATAGCGCGGAATGGCGCGCTGTGGTGCATGTGGTGCTGCCCCGGATCACGGAGTTTTTTGCGCGTCTGGCCAGCGATACGCGCCTGTATGCCAAGTACCAGGCGATTCCGCAGGAAGGGCTGGGGCGAGAGACCCTGCGTGCGCTGCGCAATGCCCTGCGGGACTTCGTTCTGGGCGGGGCGCAGCTCCAGGGGGAAGAGCGCGAACGCTTCTTGCAGTTGCAGGAATGCATGGCGCAGGCCAGCCAGACTTTCAGCGAAAACGTGCTCGACGCCACCGAAGCCTTTGCGTACTTCGCGACGGAGGACGAGGTCGCTGGTTTGCCCACAGACGTCATCGCACAGGCGCGGGAGCAGGCCCAGGCCGAAGGCCAGCCGGGGTACAAGCTAACGCTGAAAGCGCCGTGCTACATGCCGGTGATGCAGTTTGCACACAGCCGTTCGCTGCGCGAGCGCCTGTACCGCGCCTACACGACACGCGCTTCGGAACAGGCGGCCGAAGCAGGGTGCCGCTGGGACAACACCCCCGTCATCGCCGATCTACTGCGCTTGCGGCAGGAGGAAGCCCGGCTGCTGCGGTACTCCAGCTTTGCCGAGGTCTCGCTCGTTCCCAAAATGGCCGATTCGCCCCAGGACGTGCTGGCCTTTTTGCGTGACCTGGCTCGCAAGGCCCGCCCCTATGCGCGCCGCGACGTGCGGGCACTGCGCCAGTTCGCCGCGCAGCAACTGGGTTGCGATCACCCCGAGGCTTGGGATTGGACATACCTTGGCGAGCGGCTGCGGCAATCCCGCTATGCGTACAGCGAGCAGGAGGTCAAACCCTACTTCCCGTTGCCCAGGGTGCTCGACGGGCTGTTTGGCTTGGCGCGTGCCTTGTTCGACATCGGTATCGAGCCACACGATGCCCCAGTCTGGCATGAGGACGTGCGCTGTTTTCGCGTCTCGCGCCTGGCTACCGATACATCTCCTGCCACGGAGCTAGGGCGCTTTTACCTCGATACGACGGCGCGCAACGGTAAGCGCGGCGGTGCTTGGATGGACGAGTACCAAAACCGCTGGTTCCGTGCAGACCGGCAGCAGTTGCCGATTGCGTACCTGGTGTGCAATTTTTCCACCGGGGCGGATGGCAAACCGGCATTGCTGACGCACGAAGATGTGCTGACCCTGTTTCACGAGTTTGGCCATACGCTGCACCATCTGCTCACCCAGGTCGATGAGGTCGAGGTCGCAGGCATCCAGGGGGTGGAATGGGATGCCGTCGAGTTGCCCAGCCAGTTCCTCGAACACTTTGGTTGGGAGTGGAACGTGCTGTCACGAATGAGCGCGCACGTCGATACGGGCGAACCCCTGCCTCGCACGCTGTTCGACAAGATGGTCGCCGCACGCCATTTCCACAGCGGGTTGCAGCTTCTGCGACAGGTGGAATACGCGCTGTTTGACATGCTGCTCCATGCGCAAACCCCACCCCCGGCGGAGGTACAGGCCCTGTTGCAGCAAGTACGCGACGAGGTAGCCGTGCTGCCTTCGCCGCCATGGGCGCGGCCTGCGCACACATTCAGCCACATTTTCTCCGGCGGGTACAGCGCGGGCTACTACAGTTATTTGTGGGCCGAGGTGCTGAGCAGCGATGCCTACGCCGCCTTCGAGGAAACGGCGTCTCCCGACGGGGAGCTGGATCGACGAACCGGGCTGCGCTTCCGCCAGGAGATTCTGGAAGTGGGGGGGAGCCGACCGGCGATGGAGTCTTTCCAGGCCTTTCGCGGTCGTGCGCCACGCATCGATGCCCTGCTACGGCACCGTGGGTTGGGGAACAAGGAATACAAGGAGTGA
- a CDS encoding glutaredoxin family protein: MDRYTSLPLPPHRMVAPWARGLWCCALVAAVCSAYPAGAQTIYRSVDAKGRVVFSDKPPADTDNAQPLDIRGAAASDAVTTTGMPFALRQAVSQYPVTLYTTKGCVPCDGGRAWLQQRGVPFSEKLVQSPEDAKMLRQLFGSVSIPMLTVGAQHLRGFSEAEWVQNIDAAGYPQESQLPPGYSNPAPVALVPPKVPVPARDAEPAQPTPATPSVAPPAGLQF; encoded by the coding sequence ATGGATCGATATACATCCCTACCGTTGCCACCGCATCGCATGGTGGCGCCTTGGGCTAGGGGGCTGTGGTGCTGCGCCCTCGTCGCCGCCGTATGCAGCGCGTACCCAGCCGGGGCGCAGACGATCTACCGCAGCGTCGATGCCAAAGGCAGGGTGGTGTTTTCGGACAAACCGCCTGCAGATACCGACAACGCCCAGCCGCTGGACATCCGGGGGGCTGCGGCAAGCGATGCCGTGACGACCACCGGGATGCCGTTTGCATTACGCCAAGCGGTCAGCCAGTACCCCGTGACGCTGTACACCACCAAAGGCTGTGTCCCTTGCGACGGTGGGCGGGCATGGTTGCAGCAGCGCGGCGTGCCGTTTTCCGAAAAGCTCGTGCAGTCGCCGGAAGACGCCAAGATGCTGCGCCAGCTTTTTGGCAGCGTCTCGATTCCGATGCTGACCGTCGGGGCACAGCACCTTCGGGGGTTTTCCGAGGCCGAGTGGGTGCAGAACATCGACGCTGCGGGCTATCCGCAAGAGTCCCAGCTCCCGCCCGGGTACAGCAACCCGGCGCCCGTTGCGCTCGTCCCCCCCAAGGTGCCCGTACCGGCTCGTGACGCCGAACCCGCGCAACCTACTCCAGCCACCCCTTCTGTCGCGCCGCCAGCGGGGTTGCAGTTTTAA
- the holA gene encoding DNA polymerase III subunit delta, whose translation MALSPAQLPDHLAGGLRSLYTVVGDDPLLVQECMDSLRAAARAQGAAERERYVSTDPRFDWSAVWMALHSVGLFAPKKILELHVPNGKPGKEGSTALQRLAQDALRSDTATTLVALPRLDKASRGSSWFAALEKGVTIDVPPVDRAQLPKWIAQRLRQQGQRVPAGAEGQRVLDFFADRVEGNLLAAHQEIQKLALLYPQGELGYEQIAEAVLDVARYHVFQLPEAVLAADAQRVQRVLDALQGEGEAVVLVLFTLAEDLRALWRVKEATLAGKALAAALQEHRIWYQKARAFEQLIPRLRREDLGHLVQAAHQVDGITKGLRHPDWPEDPWQAVLQLALRACKVLGRPS comes from the coding sequence ATGGCGCTAAGCCCCGCGCAGCTTCCTGATCATCTGGCTGGCGGGCTGCGCAGCCTGTACACCGTTGTGGGGGACGACCCCTTGCTGGTCCAGGAGTGCATGGACTCTCTGCGCGCAGCAGCCCGTGCGCAAGGAGCTGCGGAGCGCGAGCGCTACGTCAGCACCGACCCGCGCTTCGACTGGAGCGCAGTCTGGATGGCGCTACACAGCGTGGGGTTGTTCGCGCCCAAAAAGATTCTGGAGCTGCACGTCCCCAACGGCAAACCCGGCAAGGAAGGCAGCACAGCCCTGCAACGCCTGGCACAGGATGCCTTGCGCAGCGATACGGCGACGACCCTTGTCGCCCTGCCCCGGCTCGACAAGGCATCGCGTGGTTCGTCGTGGTTCGCCGCGCTGGAAAAAGGGGTGACGATCGACGTCCCGCCGGTGGATCGTGCGCAATTGCCCAAGTGGATCGCCCAACGCCTGCGCCAGCAGGGGCAGCGCGTCCCCGCCGGGGCCGAAGGGCAGCGCGTGCTGGATTTCTTTGCCGACAGGGTCGAAGGCAACTTGCTCGCCGCGCACCAGGAAATCCAGAAACTCGCGCTGCTGTACCCGCAAGGCGAGCTTGGATACGAACAGATCGCCGAGGCCGTGCTCGACGTTGCCCGCTACCACGTCTTTCAGCTTCCCGAAGCCGTGCTCGCCGCCGATGCCCAGCGCGTGCAGCGCGTGCTCGACGCACTGCAAGGGGAGGGAGAAGCCGTCGTCCTCGTGCTCTTCACCTTGGCCGAGGACTTGCGTGCGCTCTGGCGAGTGAAAGAGGCCACGCTCGCTGGCAAGGCGCTGGCTGCTGCGCTGCAAGAACACCGCATCTGGTACCAGAAAGCCCGCGCCTTCGAGCAGCTTATTCCCCGCCTGCGTCGAGAAGATTTGGGGCACCTCGTGCAAGCCGCGCACCAGGTCGATGGCATCACCAAGGGGCTGCGCCACCCCGATTGGCCCGAAGACCCCTGGCAAGCGGTGCTACAGCTTGCGCTGCGGGCGTGCAAGGTACTGGGGCGGCCGTCTTAA
- a CDS encoding methyl-accepting chemotaxis protein, whose protein sequence is MKFRSKMWALPASVGVALAVGLALSLTVGVRNNRNLELLRTVETPYLEYLFEAERGVHQLQADFQAAASEGEAERLRDAQASADAVRNALTRARQLDGKGQPAEALVAAFDAYHSAALAATQAMLEHRIGPELVERMNNAQKELAVQTQRSREEAHRTLEARFQNVAQAQRDALTISTVLGVLIVVGLGLGSRAIITSVWNDLGAEPSDAAAAVQRVGSGDLSVHIDVVSQDTSSLIAYIAHMQDNLSDVVTHIRTGAETMADATTRIASENIDLSTRTEEQATALKQTARLMEELATTVRSNYEGGLNANAIVGSARDTALQGGTVVKQVVQTMESINASSKKIGDIIGVIDGIAFQTNILALNAAVEAARAGEQGRGFAVVASEVRNLASRAAAAAKEIKALIVSSVDSVDAGYQLVEQAGSTMDQIVDGVRRAADIMGEITAESAHQSEEIERIKQSIFQMDQVTRQNAELVVKAADAAQSLQQQANAMVEAVSVFKVASASWPALGR, encoded by the coding sequence ATGAAATTCCGTTCGAAGATGTGGGCGCTCCCCGCGAGCGTCGGCGTTGCACTTGCAGTGGGGTTGGCGCTGAGCCTGACCGTGGGGGTGCGCAACAACCGCAACCTGGAATTGCTCCGCACGGTCGAAACACCGTACCTGGAGTACCTCTTCGAAGCGGAGCGCGGGGTACACCAGCTCCAGGCCGACTTTCAGGCCGCTGCCTCCGAGGGCGAGGCCGAACGCCTGCGCGACGCCCAGGCCAGCGCAGATGCCGTGCGCAACGCGCTGACCCGTGCGCGCCAGCTTGACGGCAAGGGGCAGCCTGCCGAGGCGCTGGTTGCAGCCTTCGATGCCTACCATTCCGCAGCGTTGGCGGCGACGCAAGCGATGCTGGAACACCGCATCGGCCCCGAGCTTGTCGAGCGCATGAACAACGCGCAAAAAGAGCTGGCGGTCCAGACCCAACGTTCCCGCGAGGAAGCGCACCGCACCCTCGAAGCCCGTTTCCAGAACGTCGCGCAAGCGCAGCGGGACGCGCTGACCATCAGCACGGTGCTGGGGGTATTGATCGTCGTGGGGCTGGGGCTAGGGTCGCGTGCCATCATTACCTCGGTGTGGAATGATTTGGGCGCTGAGCCGTCTGACGCAGCAGCAGCGGTACAGCGTGTTGGCAGCGGGGATCTCAGCGTGCATATCGACGTTGTGTCCCAGGACACGTCCAGCCTGATCGCCTACATCGCGCACATGCAGGACAACCTGTCTGATGTGGTCACCCACATCCGGACAGGTGCGGAAACCATGGCCGACGCCACCACGCGCATTGCCTCCGAAAACATCGATCTCTCCACCCGTACCGAAGAACAGGCCACCGCACTCAAGCAAACGGCCCGCTTGATGGAAGAACTGGCCACGACGGTGCGGAGCAACTACGAAGGTGGCCTCAACGCCAACGCCATCGTTGGTTCGGCGCGGGATACGGCCTTGCAGGGTGGAACCGTCGTCAAGCAGGTGGTACAGACGATGGAGTCGATCAATGCCTCGTCCAAGAAGATCGGCGACATCATCGGCGTGATCGATGGCATCGCTTTCCAGACCAACATCCTCGCCCTGAATGCTGCCGTCGAGGCCGCGCGCGCCGGGGAGCAAGGGCGCGGTTTTGCCGTTGTCGCCAGCGAGGTGCGCAACCTGGCCAGCCGCGCTGCCGCAGCCGCCAAAGAAATCAAGGCGCTCATCGTGTCGTCGGTCGATAGCGTCGATGCAGGCTACCAGCTCGTCGAGCAGGCGGGCAGCACGATGGATCAGATCGTCGACGGCGTGCGGCGCGCTGCGGACATCATGGGCGAAATCACTGCGGAAAGCGCACACCAATCCGAAGAAATCGAGCGGATCAAACAATCGATCTTCCAGATGGATCAGGTGACGCGCCAGAACGCAGAACTGGTCGTCAAAGCCGCCGACGCAGCGCAGTCCTTGCAACAACAGGCCAACGCCATGGTGGAAGCCGTCAGCGTATTCAAGGTCGCATCCGCATCCTGGCCGGCCTTGGGGCGCTGA
- a CDS encoding lytic transglycosylase domain-containing protein has translation MQWKALCAGIAVVGALCIPPAGAQPSADAVIVRMHEAFQKNDSTTLQALLPQARGHLLAPWAAYWALRVRLDTASDAEVATFLRSHAGTYHEDRLRNDWLLVLGQRRDWPRFTQMLAGYRMHDDPAVRCYTLARDLLTTAIPNAEEVRSLWFALKAPDDACALAAQSHLAAGHLTADDVWEKARIAAQGGHLRTAKQAVEMVAPAAMLLADEALERPERFLHSLPRRDVLSRELATLALLRLATQFPHRAAAELARRWGRYLYEPQRAWVWGAIGRQAMLDRSGGALDYFRYARPERQTDDHLAWRVRAALCQSHWSEVRRSIEAMRPDVAAQPVWVYWYARSLLQPGALPSQRKKAHAALQRIASTGGFYEMLALEELGQLIAPPPRPAPLTAEERRQARSNPGLQRALAAIAVGLRAIGIREWNYTTSLHTPGGMDDRSLLAAAELACQKQMWDRCIHTSERARKDIDISLRYPMPYREAIVRPSTMAGLDPAFVLGLIRQESRFLVDASSGVGATGLMQLMPRTARWMAADVGMAGFAPEQLTDTDVNLRLGTAYLRHLVDGFAGALPMATAAYNAGPARPRQWRCGPAAIDSAAWIESIPFGETRDYVKKVLANATMYAALLTGQPQSLRSRLTSSNAVGKLPEGLP, from the coding sequence ATGCAATGGAAGGCTCTGTGCGCAGGCATCGCCGTCGTCGGCGCTCTATGCATCCCCCCGGCGGGGGCACAACCGTCGGCGGATGCGGTGATCGTGCGCATGCACGAGGCGTTTCAGAAGAACGATAGCACCACTTTGCAGGCGCTGCTTCCGCAAGCACGGGGGCATTTGCTTGCGCCATGGGCTGCATACTGGGCGCTGCGTGTCCGCCTCGACACCGCCAGCGATGCCGAAGTCGCCACATTCTTGCGCAGCCACGCCGGAACGTACCACGAAGACCGCTTGCGCAACGACTGGTTGCTGGTGCTGGGGCAACGGCGGGATTGGCCCCGTTTCACGCAGATGCTGGCCGGGTACCGGATGCACGACGACCCCGCAGTGCGTTGCTACACCCTGGCGCGGGACTTGCTGACCACTGCCATCCCCAATGCCGAGGAAGTGCGTTCCCTCTGGTTTGCGCTGAAAGCCCCGGACGACGCCTGCGCCCTGGCTGCCCAGAGCCACCTTGCCGCAGGGCACCTGACTGCCGACGACGTGTGGGAAAAAGCCCGCATCGCCGCGCAAGGCGGACATCTGCGCACAGCGAAGCAGGCGGTGGAGATGGTCGCGCCCGCAGCGATGCTCTTGGCCGACGAGGCGCTGGAGCGGCCTGAACGTTTCTTGCATTCGCTGCCACGCAGGGATGTCCTGTCGCGCGAGCTGGCCACGCTGGCGCTCCTCCGGCTGGCAACGCAATTCCCCCATCGCGCCGCAGCGGAACTGGCGCGCCGATGGGGCCGCTACCTCTACGAGCCGCAACGCGCATGGGTATGGGGGGCGATTGGCAGACAAGCGATGCTCGATCGCAGCGGCGGCGCCCTGGATTACTTTCGCTACGCCCGCCCTGAGCGGCAAACCGACGACCACTTGGCATGGCGGGTGCGTGCCGCGCTATGCCAAAGTCATTGGAGCGAGGTGCGCCGCAGCATCGAAGCCATGCGACCGGATGTCGCCGCGCAGCCCGTATGGGTGTACTGGTATGCACGCTCGCTGCTGCAACCCGGCGCCCTGCCTTCGCAGCGCAAAAAGGCGCATGCTGCATTGCAGCGTATTGCCAGCACCGGGGGCTTTTATGAAATGCTCGCGCTCGAAGAGCTGGGCCAGCTCATCGCCCCACCACCACGCCCAGCCCCCCTCACTGCCGAAGAGCGACGGCAGGCCCGATCCAACCCCGGGTTGCAGCGTGCGCTGGCTGCCATCGCCGTGGGGTTGCGCGCCATCGGGATTCGCGAATGGAACTACACGACGAGCCTGCACACCCCCGGCGGCATGGACGACCGATCCCTGCTCGCCGCAGCGGAATTGGCATGCCAAAAACAAATGTGGGATCGCTGCATCCACACCAGTGAACGCGCCCGCAAAGACATCGACATCAGCTTGCGCTACCCCATGCCGTACCGTGAAGCCATCGTCCGCCCCAGCACGATGGCGGGCCTCGACCCTGCTTTCGTGCTGGGGCTGATCCGTCAGGAAAGCCGATTCCTCGTCGATGCAAGCTCCGGCGTGGGGGCGACGGGGCTGATGCAGCTTATGCCCCGCACAGCACGGTGGATGGCAGCGGATGTAGGCATGGCAGGTTTTGCGCCGGAACAGTTGACCGATACGGACGTGAATCTCCGTCTGGGAACTGCATACCTGCGGCACCTCGTCGATGGCTTTGCAGGCGCATTGCCCATGGCAACGGCCGCGTACAACGCCGGCCCCGCCCGGCCCCGTCAATGGCGCTGCGGGCCTGCCGCTATCGATAGCGCGGCGTGGATCGAGTCCATCCCCTTTGGCGAAACCCGCGACTACGTCAAAAAAGTGCTGGCCAACGCGACGATGTATGCCGCATTGCTGACTGGCCAACCCCAGTCCCTGCGCAGCCGGTTGACATCAAGCAACGCAGTCGGCAAGCTGCCAGAAGGGCTGCCCTGA
- a CDS encoding 5-formyltetrahydrofolate cyclo-ligase: MDSGHGTPAHSDGEDKKSLRKRLLAYRTHMPDRMERVAMLQQVLRVWLLARPDTSVGAYWPIRGEFDPLPALHRWKEDGELLEYPQRRKIGLPVVDSAHKTLRFHDWYPGCPMQEDAFGIPKPKDTDQIIPTLLFVPCVGYAAGGYRLGYGGGFYDRTLATLSPRPYTVGVGFASGFLPDFYPEPHDQPLDAILNEHGVVWPV, from the coding sequence ATGGATAGTGGCCACGGTACTCCAGCTCACTCTGATGGGGAAGACAAAAAATCGCTGCGCAAACGGCTGTTGGCGTACCGAACCCACATGCCGGATCGGATGGAGCGCGTGGCGATGCTCCAGCAAGTGCTTCGGGTCTGGCTGCTTGCGCGACCAGACACCTCCGTTGGCGCCTACTGGCCTATTCGTGGGGAATTCGACCCCCTGCCTGCACTGCATCGGTGGAAGGAAGACGGCGAGCTGCTCGAATACCCGCAGCGCCGCAAGATCGGCCTGCCCGTCGTCGATTCCGCGCACAAAACGCTGCGCTTTCACGATTGGTACCCCGGCTGCCCGATGCAGGAAGACGCTTTTGGCATCCCCAAGCCGAAGGATACCGACCAAATCATCCCGACCTTGCTGTTCGTTCCCTGCGTGGGGTACGCCGCCGGGGGGTATCGCCTAGGCTACGGCGGCGGGTTTTACGACCGAACGCTGGCCACGCTTTCCCCACGGCCCTACACCGTGGGGGTAGGTTTTGCCTCGGGCTTCCTGCCCGACTTCTACCCCGAACCCCACGACCAGCCGCTCGATGCCATTCTCAACGAGCACGGCGTGGTGTGGCCCGTGTAG
- the minC gene encoding septum site-determining protein MinC has product MGTLFDIKSHFLQSTVLLLRTDALEDVAASLLQRFGPDSQSSGFFDDDPVVLDFQDWDIPPGTALDTLFAALRSCRMRPVAYRSISPALAGALEERGLFSAPAPQRRVPASATPTASTNAEAAQGHGGESAQPAHSGNATTAAAPTHAAPTANTEQAADIAAAVAPPEPPVGPLPPVVVRKPLRSGQKVYARSADLLLLCPVHSGAEAVADGSIYSYAPLKGRAIAGARGDTQARIVTTYLDAELVCIAGVYCTLDGEQASGLRCKPAQVWLSEDGQERLVFDSLGV; this is encoded by the coding sequence GTGGGTACGTTGTTCGACATCAAAAGTCATTTCCTGCAAAGCACCGTACTGCTGTTGCGTACCGATGCATTGGAAGACGTCGCCGCATCGTTGTTGCAGCGTTTCGGCCCGGATAGCCAATCGAGTGGATTTTTTGACGACGACCCCGTCGTTCTCGATTTTCAGGATTGGGACATTCCCCCCGGCACTGCCTTGGACACCTTGTTCGCGGCGCTGCGAAGTTGCAGGATGCGCCCGGTGGCGTACCGCAGCATCTCGCCTGCGTTGGCTGGCGCGTTGGAAGAACGTGGCTTGTTCTCTGCGCCTGCACCACAACGGCGCGTGCCTGCATCGGCTACGCCCACCGCTTCCACCAACGCCGAGGCTGCCCAAGGGCATGGTGGGGAATCGGCCCAGCCTGCCCATTCCGGCAATGCGACCACGGCGGCCGCCCCGACCCATGCCGCCCCTACAGCCAACACGGAGCAAGCTGCGGATATTGCAGCAGCAGTCGCTCCCCCGGAACCCCCCGTCGGCCCACTCCCCCCCGTCGTCGTGCGCAAGCCTTTGCGTTCGGGCCAAAAGGTCTATGCACGCTCTGCGGATTTGCTGCTCCTGTGCCCGGTGCATTCTGGCGCGGAAGCGGTGGCGGATGGCAGCATTTACTCCTACGCTCCCCTCAAGGGCAGGGCGATTGCCGGGGCCAGGGGCGATACGCAGGCGCGCATCGTTACCACGTACCTTGATGCAGAGCTAGTCTGCATAGCCGGGGTGTACTGCACCCTGGACGGTGAACAGGCTTCCGGCTTGCGCTGCAAGCCAGCGCAGGTCTGGCTCAGCGAAGACGGGCAGGAACGCCTGGTCTTCGATTCCCTGGGCGTTTGA
- a CDS encoding mechanosensitive ion channel family protein — protein sequence MQAGTLPSQLDGWRASLLHVGALLDTLVLAGCVALAWLIAQRLARAFGAREGTAATPSTSIMFGRRVIDGVLFPTLLMGLAFLAVRGFAGSLHSPVFHLAIPILLALVSIRLTVKVLQAAFQETPLIRMLERSISWLVWLTLVLWITGLLPLVLTELDQIHWKVGDVDLSLRKIIEGTLTAAVVLILALWVSAAIEARLLRRATGGELSLRLAVSNATRALLLFVGLLVALSAVGIDLTALSVLGGAIGVGIGFGLQKLAANYVSGFVILAERSMRIGDSIMVDSFTGVITEIRARYTVIRSLTGRESIVPNEMLITSRVENLSLADPKVWQSTVVMVGYDSDVDLVMSLLSQAALRQERVLRDPGPSVALSNFGADGLEFTLGYWIADPANGTLNLKSAILLDVLHALRKHEIDIPYPQRVVHQAPLA from the coding sequence ATGCAAGCGGGCACCCTGCCTTCGCAGCTCGATGGCTGGCGGGCCTCGCTGCTGCATGTCGGCGCCTTGCTTGATACCCTGGTGCTGGCCGGGTGCGTGGCGCTGGCGTGGCTGATCGCCCAGCGATTGGCACGCGCTTTTGGCGCGCGCGAGGGCACGGCAGCCACGCCCAGCACGTCGATCATGTTTGGCCGTCGCGTCATCGACGGCGTGCTGTTCCCCACGCTGCTGATGGGGCTGGCCTTTCTGGCCGTGCGGGGTTTTGCGGGTTCGCTGCACTCGCCGGTTTTTCACCTCGCGATCCCGATCTTGCTGGCTTTGGTGAGCATTCGCCTCACGGTGAAGGTGCTGCAAGCGGCTTTTCAGGAAACGCCGCTCATTCGAATGCTCGAACGCAGCATTTCCTGGCTGGTCTGGCTCACGCTCGTGTTGTGGATCACCGGGCTGTTGCCACTGGTGCTGACGGAACTCGACCAAATCCACTGGAAGGTCGGAGACGTAGACCTTTCCCTGCGCAAGATCATCGAAGGAACGCTCACTGCCGCCGTCGTGCTGATTCTGGCGCTGTGGGTATCCGCAGCGATCGAGGCACGGCTGCTGCGTCGCGCAACGGGTGGGGAGCTGAGCCTGCGGCTGGCCGTCAGCAATGCCACGCGCGCTTTGCTACTGTTCGTTGGGCTGCTGGTTGCGCTGTCTGCGGTGGGGATCGACCTCACTGCGCTGTCGGTGCTTGGCGGCGCTATCGGTGTCGGCATCGGCTTTGGGCTGCAAAAACTTGCGGCCAACTACGTCAGCGGTTTCGTGATCCTGGCCGAGCGCAGTATGCGCATCGGCGACAGCATCATGGTCGATTCCTTCACCGGGGTCATCACGGAAATCAGGGCGCGCTATACGGTCATTCGCTCGTTGACGGGACGCGAGTCGATCGTTCCCAACGAAATGCTCATCACAAGCCGCGTCGAAAACCTCTCGCTGGCCGACCCCAAGGTGTGGCAATCGACCGTCGTGATGGTGGGGTATGACAGCGATGTCGATCTCGTGATGTCGCTGCTCTCGCAAGCCGCCCTACGCCAGGAACGGGTCCTGCGCGACCCCGGGCCTTCGGTAGCGCTGAGCAACTTCGGCGCTGACGGGCTGGAATTCACGCTCGGGTACTGGATTGCCGACCCCGCCAACGGCACGCTGAACCTGAAATCAGCGATCCTGCTCGACGTGCTGCATGCGCTGCGCAAGCACGAGATCGACATTCCCTACCCGCAACGGGTGGTACACCAGGCGCCATTGGCTTAG